The Bombus vancouverensis nearcticus unplaced genomic scaffold, iyBomVanc1_principal scaffold0053, whole genome shotgun sequence genome includes the window CAATTTTAGTACGCGACAAGACGACAATACAATTCATTTCAACACCATTGAAAAGTATGGCTGGCTTCGGACAACCGGTTTCCGGCGTGGCGCCACTATGCTTTGGAGAAACaaggaaatacatatgtatgcaccTTGCTTTTTGTGAGACAGAAGAACTCTGTGTCTCTGTTCTACCAACGTCGCTGTTGCGACGATTTGCCGCAAACCTAAATGGAGTTCGATCAATGGCGACGCGAGCACGTGGTCCTCGATGTCCGCGATCGGAAAATCGTGTTTTCCAAACTATTTCTAGTTTCGCCGGTTCCACTGTCAATCAACGTTTCTTCCTTTGGTTCCGTTTCTCTTCGattctctccttttttattgGCAAACACGTGTCACCGAGTATCGTGTTCGTCTTCGCTAAGCAAGCTTATTTCATCATATTTGTACAAGACTTCGTGAACATCGGACGtttttctcctctcttttcgAATAAGAAAATCCTATCGTTGTTTAACTAACAATTGCATTTCTTTAAATGGAAATGTGGTCGTGTCtcctttatattttcaattagccAGGGAATTTAGGTTTATTGCCGTGGAAACTTGATCGGTTGTTTACGTAAGGATCTGCGACTCTGCTTCATCTTCgaggaaaatttcatcgaatacaATCGTTTCACTCAATGATTGGATCAGTCGAAAGGGAGATTCCGTGACTGCCTGTATAAATATTGATCATAGTGTCTCTTGAAGGGAAGCTGTACCAATCTTGTTGATTTAACTACTGATCCTACTTTATCCTCGAGAAAAATTACTTACTTTGATTGTTTGACCATTAATTTTAGCGTTTCTTCGAGGGAAACAGTGTTGATCGCTCGAGTCTGCTTCTTTCTCAAGGTAAATTGTATTTACTATTTACtcgatcagctattttattttcttttcccgGAGAAACCTTGTTTCTCGCCTGTTTGACCATCCGCgctatttcttctttgagaTAAACTGCAGCGATTATTCGTGTAATCAACAAatctactttttctttctttacgaaGGAAATCGTGTATTTAACGAAATCTCGCTTGTTTAGTCATTGATTCCGCTAACTTTTCCAAATAAATCGTCGATCATTCGCTCGATTGCCAATTCTAATTTTGCTTCGAAGCAAACTGCGTTGATTATTCGTATAACCTTTTTAATAGAAACTGTttttcgcctattttatcgccaatttccttttcaaaataacatgtattaattattcgtttaatcgcagattttattttattttatttctatttctatttcgtttTATCATCGATTTTCCGCCGTCTTCAAAGAAACCCACGTGAATTACTTTAATTGCTTTTTCaaactaattttatttctttacttttaaattaaGAAGCAGCAACGAAAATGCTACAATAACGGAAAAATTCTTCGGTTATCTCCACAAAGAACACGAAGTTATCGAACTTAGTGTATTGAGACATTTTGTTCGTTGGAAGTTAGTCGACGACATTTGGAACGGAAAGATACATTTGACATGATTTAGTGTGACGTTGAGAGAGAAAAATGGTTTGATCGAGGGTGCCCTTAATTACTAATTTCATAACTTGCTGTTAATCGATCTGACAGTGATATTAGTGGATGTGGTTGGTAGTGCCTGATTAATCGTGATCGATATTTTGAACAAAGAGCAACGAGAAACGATCGCGATTTCTGGAATTTCTCGAATTTTCGaacatttcgaaaattattagaaaatattgtagaaaaatttcacgataagatacaagatattttTGGATTACTCTGTCTGGACTTTGgttcttattttaataattaaaatgatcaATCATCTATCGTATGGGGTGTTTAGGATTAAGATAGCGATTCCAGTGACGAACGTTTATCCCTATTACGAACAATGTCAACGGAAGGACGTAAACTTCACAGAGCTGTTGAAGAGCGATAAGAGCCTGAGCTCATCGGGCTTCCAAACAAACAAAACGATAAAATGTACTCAATGGGAGTATAATTTTACGCAGATTCCATATCCTAGTATAGGAACTGAGGTGAAGTATTCACATCGTTGTCTGAATCGCATGCTTCGAAATTCTTACACTTCTGCTGCGTTCTTTGGGTCATTTCCGATCTAATCTAATCTTGTTATAGTAAATTTCTTAAGTTTAAAGAAAGTATAAGACGATAATTGTTAGTACGGATAATTCCTCGTTCCGATTTTACGCGAACGTTTTTTTCAGAGCATAAAGAACTCTTTCATTCATCGAACTGCGAGCAGaatcgagatataaaaattcgaagaccgcagcaggattaaaattatattctgaaaaatatgaatctggTTTTTCGCTGACTAACTCTTAACCTTGGTGATTAGCTAGATTGGGTATGCGACCGAGAATACCTCGTATCAACGGCGCAGGCCATCTTCTTCTGCGGATCCATCATCGGTGGTTTCCTAGTCGGTTGGATCGCCGATCACAAGGGTCGTATCCCAGCTTTAATGTTCTGCAATGGTATCGCCCTTTTTGCCTCCATTTTCACTGCCAGCGCAAATAGTTTTTGGTCATTCGCCGTCTGTAGGTTTCTCACTGGACTGGCGTTCGATAACTGTATCAACATTCCTCTGATTATCGGTAAGCCTTCTACGAAGTAGAAAGTGCGAGAGGTTCGACCGATAAGCCAATGTTTCAGTCACGCGAGAGATAACGTTAGTATGAAGTCAATGTTTCTATTACGTGAAAGATGATGTTGCGTGAGAAATTTTTGATGAATTgttcctcgaagataattttgaCGTTGCTGTACTCGATTGAACTATACGGTTCGAGTTCTTGATTCAAGAGCTTTTGCCACCACCAGAGATGAATATATTGATTTTGTTATTGTTAAAGATCGTTTGATCGATTTTCATGTCGTCGAGGATAGTTATATCTTGATATTCTTAAATCGagttatacaaggtggttggtaactggtggtacaagcggaaagaagtcgaaaatatagaatacaaattttttttttaattcttccatcgagacaacgatctacagtgagatccgttataacgagacgcgataaagtgcacgcgtatcgagcgaaaattcaaagtcgattttctcgaaaacaaagcctcgaacgaaaaatttttattctatattttcgacttcttttttcgcgtagaatcaccccctttccgcttgtaccaccagttaccaaccactctgtatattcgttcgaaatgaaaattatcacaAAATTTTCAACACGTAATTCGTTTAAATACGTTAGAAGCAAAACACGTGCATTATGTAGCGCTTTTTGTTATACGGACCAGCTCAAACTCGGAACATTCACGTTTGCAGAGTAAACGGATTAATTTAAAAtcggaattatatttataatcttacAATTATCCTACAATTATGTTGATGGTATCGTTCATTCGGCTCGTCATCAATCGCtccatattaataataaccGGTTTCACTCGATAAATCTTCCATGTTCTATTACTGCAACATAAAGAATAATCGTCGTTAAGTATCTTGATATAATAATCAGTTATTCCGAGAGTCATCGACGATCAATTATCCCACAGTTCTCGAATATATGGCtgtttcgaaacgaacgttggTCGTGAATATCGCCTTTGGCGTATACTTCGCAGTGGCCAGTACAATTTTACCATGGATAGCCTATTATATCGCGAACTGGAGATATTTTACTTACGTTACTGCCATACCGCTGTTATCTGTCGCTATCACACCGTGGATTCTTCCCGAGAGCGCCCGGTAAGTAAACTCCTAATCGTTCGATTATTCGAATTCCCAACTTGCGCTTTgagatttatgcaaatttacttaTCGATCCATATCACTCGTATTTGCTCTGTTCAAGTTGGTACGTTTCCAACGGGATGATGGACAAGGTTGTTGAGAAACTACGGAGAATAGCTAGGATCAATCGTAGAAATCCAGACTCGCGTATTTGCGATATATTCGTCGTAAGTTCGATCAAATAGAATTCTAGAAAGCTTACGCGAAATCATACGGTACAGTACTTGAATCTGTGCTGACAGATATATTTGATTCACGTCGAAAACACACAGACTCGCGAATGTATTTTAACATGCATAGACaggttttaaaaatgaaacgcgatgaaaaatgaaatatgaaatgaaacttGACTGTCGCGATTCCATTGTGGTATTATATCGATCTCGTACAAAATTTGAAGTAAATCTgggaatttatatagaaattataaaatatttacaatttacaagtaCAATCGGGGATAAAAATAAGCTGCTATAGTTAATGGAAATAGATGTGAAGAAAGTATAATCAAATTAGTATCAGCCTCATATACttgagttttatttattatatttccttctAATAATATGCGGATAGTTCAGCAAATgattgaaatgaatttttacattttctccacTAATCCACTTAGTTTTGTTCCCGACTGTATTTCGGATCAGAAAAGTATTTAATCAACCAACCacccattatattaataaatctcgatATCAAAAGCCATGCCGACTAATTCCATAAAACAGAATGCAAAGTGCCACTGTTCGTGCTATCTATTAAtgacgaataaaatgaaaataaaatttcttttcagtGTGTTATGAATTTTGAACTGTGTAAGGGCTAAAGGCACGACTCGTATTATATCTTTCGTTAATTATTCTCGAAATAAATTCTTGCAGAGTAACATGGAGGCACCGGACAAAATTCAAGAATCAGCGACGCTGCTCGATCTGTTCAGAACGCCACGGTTGGCGAGAAACACTATTCTTCTAGTTGCATGCTGGCAAGTATAAGATACGAGTTCATGTTGCGAGAAAACCttcataaataaccgatacaatcTTGTAGGTGTTTCACCCTGATCCCGTTCGACGGTCACGTGTATTCATTAAAACTTATCCAGAGCTCGGTGTTCGTGTCGTTCTCGATCGCCTGTGCCACAGAACTTCCAGCTGGGTTATTACTCGCCCTGTTGCTCGACCGATGGGGTCGTAGACTCTGCGGATTTCTCACGATGGCAATGACCTGTGTACTCAGTATCGCTGAACTTATGCTGCATTCCAGTAAATATATCGATCtgtttattaaagtaaaattaaaacgattaTAATGACGTATTATTGAGAAAAATCTGAAATTAAGTTTATGATGAATGTAAAAGAATTTTGGTAACTTCGAAGGTATTAatcttggaaaataattattttgatggAACTAGAATTTAGGAATTATTAGGAATTAATTTAGTGGCGAAATTGAAAGAGGTGTGCACATTTTAGAagcaataattttctatatgttggttttctagaatttggagatttatagaagtttaaagtttgtgtgaaattttaatttgattttgattAAGCTTCGATCggactatatttttaattaaacttacaaTCAAGTATTGTGTATCCaggatta containing:
- the LOC117164311 gene encoding organic cation transporter protein-like isoform X2, with amino-acid sequence MTVLLLLPTPVTVKPIACVIKIAIPVTNVYPYYEQCQRKDVNFTELLKSDKSLSSSGFQTNKTIKCTQWEYNFTQIPYPSIGTELDWVCDREYLVSTAQAIFFCGSIIGGFLVGWIADHKGRIPALMFCNGIALFASIFTASANSFWSFAVCRFLTGLAFDNCINIPLIIVLEYMAVSKRTLVVNIAFGVYFAVASTILPWIAYYIANWRYFTYVTAIPLLSVAITPWILPESARWYVSNGMMDKVVEKLRRIARINRRNPDSRICDIFVSNMEAPDKIQESATLLDLFRTPRLARNTILLVACWCFTLIPFDGHVYSLKLIQSSVFVSFSIACATELPAGLLLALLLDRWGRRLCGFLTMAMTCVLSIAELMLHSMLAKLVMSILSRFCLNMAANVGLQYAAELLPTPVRSQGVSFIHIFGIVAHSLAPYITDSAAIWEGFPMLIISTVSFFGAALVLFLPETVGQNLPQTIKQGEEFGRDQHFWSLPCYHKTHFNGHQHYHS
- the LOC117164311 gene encoding organic cation transporter protein-like isoform X4, which translates into the protein MTVLLLLPTPVTVKPIACVIKIAIPVTNVYPYYEQCQRKDVNFTELLKSDKSLSSSGFQTNKTIKCTQWEYNFTQIPYPSIGTELDWVCDREYLVSTAQAIFFCGSIIGGFLVGWIADHKGRIPALMFCNGIALFASIFTASANSFWSFAVCRFLTGLAFDNCINIPLIIVLEYMAVSKRTLVVNIAFGVYFAVASTILPWIAYYIANWRYFTYVTAIPLLSVAITPWILPESARWYVSNGMMDKVVEKLRRIARINRRNPDSRICDIFVSNMEAPDKIQESATLLDLFRTPRLARNTILLVACWCFTLIPFDGHVYSLKLIQSSVFVSFSIACATELPAGLLLALLLDRWGRRLCGFLTMAMTCVLSIAELMLHSSCNLGGISNAHYQHGVLFWRCTGFVPAGNCRPESSSDYQARRRIRKGPTFLVVALLP
- the LOC117164311 gene encoding carcinine transporter-like isoform X3 → MTVLLLLPTPVTVKPIACVIKIAIPVTNVYPYYEQCQRKDVNFTELLKSDKSLSSSGFQTNKTIKCTQWEYNFTQIPYPSIGTELDWVCDREYLVSTAQAIFFCGSIIGGFLVGWIADHKGRIPALMFCNGIALFASIFTASANSFWSFAVCRFLTGLAFDNCINIPLIIVASTILPWIAYYIANWRYFTYVTAIPLLSVAITPWILPESARWYVSNGMMDKVVEKLRRIARINRRNPDSRICDIFVSNMEAPDKIQESATLLDLFRTPRLARNTILLVACWCFTLIPFDGHVYSLKLIQSSVFVSFSIACATELPAGLLLALLLDRWGRRLCGFLTMAMTCVLSIAELMLHSMLAKLVMSILSRFCLNMAANVGLQYAAELLPTPVRSQGVSFIHIFGIVAHSLAPYITDSAAIWEGFPMLIISTVSFFGAALVLFLPETVGQNLPQTIKQGEEFGRDQHFWSLPCYHKTHFNGHQHYHS
- the LOC117164311 gene encoding organic cation transporter protein-like isoform X1, yielding MTVLLLLPTPVTVKPIACVIKIAIPVTNVYPYYEQCQRKDVNFTELLKSDKSLSSSGFQTNKTIKCTQWEYNFTQIPYPSIGTELDWVCDREYLVSTAQAIFFCGSIIGGFLVGWIADHKGRIPALMFCNGIALFASIFTASANSFWSFAVCRFLTGLAFDNCINIPLIIVLEYMAVSKRTLVVNIAFGVYFAVASTILPWIAYYIANWRYFTYVTAIPLLSVAITPWILPESARWYVSNGMMDKVVEKLRRIARINRRNPDSRICDIFVSNMEAPDKIQESATLLDLFRTPRLARNTILLVACWCFTLIPFDGHVYSLKLIQSSVFVSFSIACATELPAGLLLALLLDRWGRRLCGFLTMAMTCVLSIAELMLHSMLAKLVMSILSRFCLNMAANVGLQYAAELLPTPVRSQGVSFIHIFGIVAHSLAPYITDSAAIWEGFPMLIISTVSFFGAALVLFLPETVGQNLPQTIKQGEEFGRDQHFWSLPCYHKTHFNGHQHYHSCER